The proteins below are encoded in one region of Ferruginibacter lapsinanis:
- the lpdA gene encoding dihydrolipoyl dehydrogenase has protein sequence MAYDVIVLGSGPGGYPAAIRASQLGKKVAIVEKENLGGICLNWGCIPTKALLKSAQVYEYAKHSKDYGINIANPTADFGGVIGRSRGVADKMSKGIQFLMKKNKIDVIMGFGKLIAPGKLEITAADGTKKVEEAKNIIIATGGRARALPTMPIDGKKIIAYREAMSLPTQPKSMIVCGSGAIGSEFAYFYNSLGTQVTMVEFMPRLVPVEDEDISKELEKQFKKQGMTIMTNSEVLSVDTSGAGVKAKVKTPTGEVILEAEVLLSAVGVVANIENIGLEGLGIKTDKGKIIVDKNQQTNVPGIYAIGDCTPGQALAHVASKEGINAAEHLSGHHPEPLDYNNIPGCTYCTPEIASVGYTEKAAKDAGYEVKVGKFPFIASGKAVAGGATDGFVKVIYDAKYGEFLGCHMIGTNVTEIIAEAVVARKLETTAHEILNAVHPHPTMSEGLKEATAAAYGEAIDI, from the coding sequence ATGGCATACGACGTAATTGTGTTAGGCAGCGGTCCCGGTGGTTATCCGGCTGCAATCAGAGCAAGTCAATTAGGTAAAAAAGTAGCAATTGTTGAAAAGGAAAACCTTGGAGGCATTTGTTTGAACTGGGGTTGTATCCCAACAAAAGCACTTTTGAAAAGTGCCCAGGTGTATGAGTATGCAAAACATTCGAAAGATTATGGGATCAATATTGCTAATCCAACTGCCGATTTTGGTGGTGTTATAGGCCGTAGCCGTGGTGTGGCAGATAAAATGAGCAAAGGAATTCAGTTTTTAATGAAAAAGAACAAGATCGATGTGATCATGGGCTTTGGCAAACTGATCGCTCCGGGTAAATTAGAAATTACCGCAGCTGATGGAACTAAAAAAGTTGAAGAAGCAAAAAATATCATCATTGCTACAGGTGGCAGAGCAAGGGCTTTACCTACTATGCCGATCGATGGTAAAAAAATAATCGCTTACCGTGAAGCCATGAGTTTACCAACACAACCAAAAAGTATGATCGTTTGCGGAAGCGGTGCTATAGGAAGTGAGTTTGCGTATTTCTACAATAGTTTAGGTACACAGGTAACAATGGTGGAATTTATGCCACGTTTAGTTCCTGTTGAAGATGAAGATATCAGCAAAGAATTAGAAAAACAATTCAAAAAGCAAGGCATGACCATCATGACCAACAGCGAAGTATTAAGCGTTGATACAAGTGGTGCAGGCGTAAAAGCAAAAGTAAAAACACCAACAGGTGAAGTAATATTAGAAGCTGAAGTGTTATTAAGTGCTGTAGGCGTTGTTGCTAATATCGAAAACATTGGATTAGAAGGCTTAGGCATTAAGACTGATAAAGGAAAGATCATTGTAGATAAAAATCAACAAACTAACGTACCTGGTATATACGCAATTGGCGATTGTACACCTGGACAAGCGTTAGCACACGTTGCTTCTAAAGAAGGGATCAATGCTGCAGAACATTTAAGTGGCCATCATCCGGAACCATTGGATTATAACAATATCCCAGGCTGTACTTATTGCACACCGGAAATTGCAAGTGTTGGTTATACAGAAAAAGCTGCTAAAGATGCAGGCTACGAAGTAAAAGTGGGCAAATTCCCATTCATAGCAAGTGGCAAAGCTGTCGCAGGTGGCGCTACCGATGGTTTTGTAAAAGTTATTTACGATGCAAAGTATGGCGAATTCTTAGGTTGTCATATGATCGGCACAAACGTTACAGAAATTATTGCTGAAGCAGTTGTTGCCCGTAAATTAGAAACCACTGCACACGAAATATTAAATGCAGTTCACCCTCACCCTACTATGAGTGAAGGTCTGAAAGAAGCTACTGCTGCTGCTTACGGCGAAGCAATTGATATTTAA
- a CDS encoding right-handed parallel beta-helix repeat-containing protein encodes MLFWANLLYAQTNYYIAVNGNDNNNGSSATPWKTIQYGVTHAGFNDTLNISSGTFNEKINITRSNIYIRNRSGNTPLVSGAGITFQEAIFRISDQSNITLDGLEIANSIQLDAQGILVDGNAQNIAIKNCSIHDIHFSSNPGATVSSSKNAQGIIVYGTNASTAISNLKILNNTLYNCRLGYSEGLAVNGNVDGFEIIGNSVHDITNIGIDAIGHEGTCPTAANDQARNGLIKNNTTYNCLSAYATSGGLYVDGGKNIVIENNISYQNGYGIEIGCENVGKTTDNIIVRNNIFYGNEICAIALGGYAYPGGSGKVINCTIRNNTCFKNDYSDNGTGELYLTYSENSIIQNNIFYLSAQNILTYAELGQPSLNFNYNLIYSENSPANMEADWNGKPYTSFAAFKTGTSSNANSIIGNPQFFIDPLSSPDAPPNFHLTFSSAAINAGNPSFVPAVTERDIDNELRKSSIVDCGADEYYSSPLVIYTFIGNGNWNVAANWINNTIPPTTLSGNELIIIDPIANGECILNVEQHVENNSQLIINSGKKIKVSNMIINN; translated from the coding sequence TTGCTTTTTTGGGCAAACCTGTTGTATGCTCAAACCAATTATTATATTGCTGTCAATGGCAATGATAATAACAATGGGTCATCAGCCACCCCATGGAAAACCATACAGTATGGAGTTACACATGCTGGTTTCAATGACACACTAAATATTTCATCCGGCACATTCAATGAAAAGATAAATATCACCCGATCAAATATCTATATAAGAAATCGTAGTGGCAATACGCCTTTGGTAAGTGGCGCAGGCATTACATTCCAGGAAGCCATATTCAGAATTAGCGATCAATCTAATATTACGCTTGATGGATTGGAAATTGCCAATAGCATTCAACTCGATGCTCAAGGTATTTTGGTAGATGGTAATGCTCAAAATATTGCTATTAAAAATTGCAGCATCCACGACATTCATTTTTCTTCCAACCCCGGCGCTACCGTAAGTTCCAGCAAAAATGCTCAAGGTATAATTGTATACGGTACGAATGCTTCCACCGCAATCAGTAATTTAAAGATATTGAACAACACCTTATACAATTGCCGATTGGGCTATAGCGAAGGATTAGCTGTAAATGGAAATGTAGATGGATTTGAAATAATAGGTAATAGTGTACACGATATTACCAATATTGGTATTGATGCAATAGGCCACGAGGGCACCTGCCCTACTGCTGCTAACGATCAAGCCCGTAACGGATTGATAAAAAATAATACTACCTATAATTGCTTATCTGCCTATGCTACTTCCGGAGGTCTGTATGTAGACGGCGGAAAGAATATTGTGATTGAAAATAACATCTCTTACCAAAACGGGTATGGGATAGAAATAGGTTGTGAAAATGTTGGCAAAACAACAGACAATATCATTGTAAGAAATAATATATTTTACGGAAATGAAATATGTGCCATTGCATTAGGAGGGTACGCCTATCCCGGAGGATCAGGTAAAGTAATTAACTGCACCATAAGAAACAACACTTGTTTCAAAAACGATTATTCAGATAATGGCACCGGGGAATTGTATCTTACTTACAGCGAAAATTCAATTATCCAAAACAATATATTTTATTTATCGGCTCAAAATATTTTGACCTATGCCGAACTAGGACAGCCTTCATTGAATTTTAATTATAATTTAATTTATAGTGAAAACAGCCCTGCAAATATGGAAGCAGATTGGAATGGCAAACCCTACACCAGTTTTGCTGCTTTCAAAACAGGAACTTCTTCCAATGCAAATTCTATTATAGGCAATCCGCAATTTTTTATTGATCCGCTTTCTTCTCCGGATGCCCCACCCAATTTTCATCTTACTTTTTCATCAGCAGCGATCAATGCAGGGAACCCATCTTTTGTACCCGCAGTTACCGAAAGAGATATAGATAACGAATTACGGAAATCCAGCATTGTAGATTGTGGAGCTGATGAATATTACAGTTCTCCATTAGTCATATATACATTTATTGGGAATGGGAATTGGAATGTAGCTGCAAACTGGATAAACAATACGATCCCACCAACTACCTTATCAGGAAATGAATTGATCATTATAGATCCAATAGCTAATGGAGAATGTATTTTAAACGTGGAGCAGCATGTCGAAAACAACTCCCAATTAATTATAAATTCCGGTAAAAAGATCAAGGTTAGTAATATGATCATTAATAATTAG
- the nrtS gene encoding nitrate/nitrite transporter NrtS encodes MTKKNITRALMVAIIVGSLLNLINSYDVLWNKNFTPRNTLRIVLTYITPFCVSLYSSIKASKTV; translated from the coding sequence ATGACAAAAAAGAATATTACCAGAGCACTTATGGTTGCAATTATTGTTGGCAGTTTGCTCAACTTGATCAACAGCTATGATGTCCTATGGAATAAAAATTTTACTCCCAGAAATACGTTAAGGATCGTCTTAACTTATATTACTCCGTTTTGTGTATCATTGTATTCATCTATTAAAGCATCAAAGACTGTTTAA
- a CDS encoding YihY/virulence factor BrkB family protein, with protein MKKIERIILTKTPIAFVLRKSKKWHLPGFEGVPLYDVAYFFYKQIKTVGLTERASAIAYNFIMAIPPSFLFLFTLIPNLPFVSKRSIKEQLHGLIIDIVPAKVHNANLIKFVDSFIDGSKIGLLSFGLIAALFFASNGMMGIMRSFNKNYIGFAKRKGLHNRWIAIRLTALQFLLVLGCLLMLISQGVVLKWLGIKSAVVRETIFYARWLLIVTLIFYSIAFIYKFAPAVQKRWNLVSPGAILATSLSILASLGFSAFVNNFGRYNALYGSIGTIIMLMALIYINSLVLLIGFELNVSIKSLKSIAEQREIAENAAKAAPVSDI; from the coding sequence TTGAAAAAAATAGAACGCATCATATTAACCAAAACTCCAATTGCCTTTGTTTTACGTAAAAGCAAAAAATGGCACTTACCGGGATTTGAAGGAGTACCCTTATACGACGTTGCCTATTTTTTTTACAAACAAATCAAAACAGTTGGTTTAACAGAAAGAGCATCTGCTATCGCCTACAACTTTATCATGGCCATACCGCCATCATTTTTGTTTCTGTTTACATTGATTCCCAACCTTCCATTTGTTTCTAAACGAAGCATTAAAGAGCAATTACATGGCCTGATAATAGATATAGTGCCTGCCAAAGTACACAACGCCAATTTGATAAAGTTTGTCGATTCATTTATTGACGGCTCAAAGATCGGGTTACTTTCTTTTGGGTTGATCGCCGCATTATTTTTTGCATCCAATGGCATGATGGGTATAATGCGCTCTTTCAATAAGAACTATATCGGCTTTGCTAAAAGAAAAGGATTACATAATCGCTGGATAGCTATCCGGTTGACTGCCTTACAATTTTTATTGGTACTAGGCTGTTTATTGATGCTTATATCACAAGGTGTTGTATTAAAATGGCTGGGTATCAAAAGTGCTGTAGTAAGAGAAACTATCTTCTATGCAAGATGGCTGTTGATCGTAACTTTGATTTTTTATTCCATTGCATTTATTTACAAGTTTGCACCAGCAGTTCAAAAAAGATGGAACCTGGTTTCGCCGGGTGCAATACTAGCCACTTCATTAAGTATTTTGGCTTCATTAGGTTTTTCTGCCTTTGTCAATAATTTTGGCAGATACAATGCCTTGTACGGATCCATCGGTACTATCATTATGCTAATGGCACTTATCTATATTAACTCATTGGTACTATTGATCGGGTTTGAATTAAATGTAAGCATCAAATCTTTGAAGTCTATCGCAGAACAAAGAGAAATAGCCGAGAATGCAGCAAAAGCTGCGCCGGTATCAGATATATAA
- the mltG gene encoding endolytic transglycosylase MltG, producing MKKILSILFIIIVIAAGYAAWIFLGSNTNFDEPKKSVYIKTGSTFNDVMEELTKERAIKNPGAFQWLSEKLDYSENIKAGKYTITKGQSIYSTIRILKSGRQTPVSLIINKLRTKEDLAQKIAANFECDSAEVAAFLYNADSLAKYKLDTNTVMTAIIPNTYDIFWNTAAPKIFRKLFYEQEKFWNNTRKEKASALNLTTTQVYTLASIVEEETNAEADKGKIASVYLNRMETGMKLGADPTVKYAMRDFGLKRIFNKHLSYPSPYNTYQHSGLPPGPICTPSIKTIDAVLNAPSTSYLYFVAQPNLTGLSNFATNYEEHMKYAKEYQAWIEEYLKSKK from the coding sequence ATGAAAAAGATTCTATCCATTTTATTTATCATCATTGTTATTGCCGCAGGATATGCAGCATGGATCTTTTTGGGCAGCAACACCAATTTTGATGAACCCAAAAAAAGTGTTTACATAAAGACCGGCAGTACTTTCAATGACGTAATGGAAGAACTCACAAAAGAAAGAGCTATTAAAAACCCCGGTGCATTTCAATGGCTTTCAGAAAAACTGGATTATTCCGAAAATATCAAGGCAGGCAAATATACTATTACAAAAGGGCAGAGCATTTATTCAACAATAAGAATACTTAAATCTGGCAGACAAACACCTGTAAGTCTGATTATAAATAAATTACGAACTAAAGAAGATCTGGCTCAGAAAATTGCCGCCAATTTTGAATGTGATTCTGCAGAGGTTGCCGCATTTTTATACAATGCAGATTCTTTGGCAAAATATAAATTGGACACCAATACAGTGATGACAGCTATCATTCCAAACACATATGATATCTTTTGGAATACTGCTGCGCCAAAAATCTTCAGAAAGCTTTTTTATGAGCAGGAAAAATTCTGGAATAATACTCGTAAGGAAAAAGCCAGTGCTTTAAACCTTACTACCACACAGGTATATACGCTGGCCAGTATTGTTGAAGAAGAAACCAATGCAGAAGCAGATAAGGGAAAGATAGCAAGTGTATACCTTAACCGAATGGAAACAGGCATGAAATTAGGTGCCGACCCTACCGTTAAATATGCAATGAGAGATTTTGGGTTAAAAAGAATTTTCAACAAACATCTCTCCTACCCATCGCCATATAATACCTATCAACATTCAGGACTGCCTCCAGGGCCCATTTGCACCCCTTCTATTAAAACGATTGATGCTGTTTTAAATGCACCATCTACTTCGTACTTATATTTTGTGGCTCAGCCCAATTTAACAGGCCTATCAAACTTCGCCACCAATTATGAAGAGCATATGAAATATGCAAAAGAATATCAGGCATGGATTGAGGAATATTTAAAATCAAAGAAATAA
- the secG gene encoding preprotein translocase subunit SecG yields MLILFAILVILASIILGLIVLVQNPKGGGLSGSFGGVGNQLMGVKQTTDVLEKGTWIFAGVVGILCLLSPIFIPKNGSASSQNDELIKNAPASAPNKAQNTVPLPAATQTDSPKAP; encoded by the coding sequence ATGTTAATTTTATTTGCAATTTTAGTGATCTTGGCCTCAATCATTTTAGGTCTTATCGTATTGGTACAAAACCCTAAAGGCGGTGGTTTATCAGGCTCTTTTGGTGGTGTAGGCAACCAATTAATGGGTGTAAAACAAACAACAGATGTACTTGAAAAAGGCACCTGGATATTTGCAGGTGTGGTAGGTATTTTATGCTTATTGTCTCCGATCTTTATCCCTAAAAATGGTTCGGCATCATCACAAAATGATGAATTGATTAAAAACGCACCTGCTTCGGCTCCAAATAAAGCACAAAACACTGTGCCTTTGCCTGCAGCAACACAAACTGATTCGCCAAAAGCACCATAA